The Anolis carolinensis isolate JA03-04 chromosome 1, rAnoCar3.1.pri, whole genome shotgun sequence genome window below encodes:
- the rapsn gene encoding 43 kDa receptor-associated protein of the synapse, whose translation MKLLSTKEMGQDQTKQQIEKGLQLYQSNQTEKALQVWLRVLEKSTDSAGRFRVLGCLITAHSEMGRYKDMLKFAVVQIDTARELEDPDYLTESYLNLARSNEKLCEFQKTISYCKTCLNMQGTTVSLQLNGQVSLSMGNAYLGLSIFQKALECFEKALRYAHNNDDKMLECRVCCSLGNFYTHLKDYEKALFFPCKAAELVNDYGKGWSLKYRAMSQFYMAVAYRKLGRLGDAMECCEESMKIALQHGDRPLQAQCLLCFADIHRSRGDVQTAFPRYDSSMSIMTEIGNRLGQIQVLLGVAKCWVIQKEPDKALESIEKAYELAEGLGNKLGLLKIHCLCEGIYRTKGQQRELRNHVVKFHECVEEMELYCGMCGESIGDKNHQLQALPCSHVFHLKCLQTNGTRGCPNCRRSSVKPGFV comes from the exons ATGAAGCTCTTGAGCACAAAGGAGATGGGTCAGGACCAGACAAAGCAGCAGATTGAAAAAGGACTACAACTTTACCAATCAAATCAGACTGAAAAGGCCCTCCAGGTCTGGTTGAGGGTCTTGGAAAAGAGTACAGATTCTGCCGGCAGGTTTCGTGTCCTAGGGTGTCTCATCACTGCTCACTCCGAGATGGGCCGGTACAAAGATATGTTGAAG TTTGCAGTTGTGCAGATTGACACAGCCCGGGAGCTTGAAGATCCCGACTACCTTACAGAAAGCTACCTGAATCTGGCACGGAGCAACGAGAAGCTCTGTGAATTCCAAAAAACAATATCTTATTGCAAGACCTGCCTGAACATGCAAGGCACCACAGTGAGCCTGCAGCTGAATGGCCAGGTCAGCCTCAGCATGGGCAATGCCTACCTTGGCCTCAGCATCTTCCAGAAGGCCCTGGAGTGCTTTGAGAAAGCCCTACGCTATGCACACAACAACGATGACAAGATGCTCGAGTGTCGTGTCTGTTGCAGCTTAGGAAATTTCTATACACATCTCAAG GACTATGAGAAAGCCTTGTTCTTCCCTTGTAAAGCAGCTGAGCTGGTGAATGATTATGGAAAGGGCTGGAGTCTAAAGTACCGTGCAATGAGCCAGTTCTACATGGCTGTAGCCTATCGAAAGCTGGGACGCTTGGGAGATGCTATGGAGTGCTGTGAG GAGTCCATGAAGATTGCTCTTCAGCATGGAGATCGTCCTTTGCAGGCCCAGTGTCTGCTCTGCTTTGCTGATATCCACCGCAGCCGTGGAGACGTACAG ACAGCTTTCCCCCGCTATGATTCCTCAATGAGCATCATGACAGAGATCGGGAATCGTCTAGGGCAAATTCAAGTGCTCCTGGGTGTGGCCAAGTGCTGGGTGATTCAGAAGGAGCCGGACAAG GCACTTGAAAGCATTGAGAAGGCTTATGAGCTGGCAGAGGGACTAGGAAACAAA CTTGGATTGCTGAAGATTCACTGTCTTTGCGAAGGGATCTATCGCACAAAGGGGCAGCAACGAGAGCTTCGCAACCATGTAGTGAAGTTTCATGAATGTGTTGAAGAAATGGAGCTTTACTGTGGCATGTGTGGGGAATCCATTGGAGACAAGAACCACCAGCTTCAGGCCTTGCCTTGCTCCCATGTCTTCCACTTAAA GTGCCTCCAGACTAATGGAACACGTGGCTGCCCCAACTGCCGGCGTTCATCTGTTAAACCAGGATTTGTGTGA